From Arthrobacter sp. FW306-2-2C-D06B, a single genomic window includes:
- the rplP gene encoding 50S ribosomal protein L16: MLIPRRVKHRKQHHPGRSGAATGGTKVTFGEYGIQALSPAYVTNRQIESARIAMTRHIKRGGKVWINIYPDRPLTKKPAETRMGSGKGSPEWWVANVKPGRVLFELAGVNEEVAREALRLAIHKLPLKARIVRREGGE; the protein is encoded by the coding sequence ATGCTTATCCCACGTCGAGTCAAGCACCGTAAGCAGCACCACCCGGGTCGTTCCGGCGCTGCAACGGGCGGCACCAAGGTCACTTTCGGTGAGTACGGCATCCAGGCGCTGAGCCCGGCCTACGTCACGAACCGTCAGATCGAGTCTGCCCGTATCGCGATGACCCGCCACATCAAGCGTGGCGGCAAGGTCTGGATCAACATTTATCCGGACCGTCCGCTGACGAAGAAGCCGGCCGAAACCCGCATGGGTTCCGGTAAGGGTTCTCCGGAATGGTGGGTCGCAAACGTCAAGCCGGGCCGCGTTCTCTTCGAGCTCGCCGGTGTCAATGAAGAGGTAGCTCGCGAGGCACTGCGCCTGGCAATCCACAAGCTGCCGTTGAAGGCACGCATTGTGCGTCGCGAAGGTGGTGAATAG
- the rpmC gene encoding 50S ribosomal protein L29 has protein sequence MAVGSKDLAPAQLDGFDNERLVEELRKSKEELFNLRFQSATGQLENHGRLRAVKKDIARIYTVLRERELGIRAEVAAPVVEAKEEKKSKKAEAKAEKAEAEAGEDAK, from the coding sequence ATGGCAGTAGGGTCGAAGGATCTCGCACCCGCACAGCTGGACGGTTTCGACAACGAGCGTCTCGTTGAAGAACTCCGCAAGTCCAAGGAAGAGCTGTTCAACCTGCGTTTCCAGTCCGCCACCGGACAGCTGGAGAACCACGGTCGTCTGCGCGCGGTAAAGAAGGACATCGCACGCATCTACACCGTTCTCCGTGAGCGCGAGCTGGGCATTCGTGCCGAGGTTGCCGCACCGGTTGTGGAAGCCAAGGAAGAAAAGAAGTCCAAGAAGGCAGAAGCCAAGGCTGAAAAGGCCGAAGCCGAGGCTGGAGAGGACGCCAAGTGA
- the rplV gene encoding 50S ribosomal protein L22: MEAKAIARHIRVTPMKARRVVNLVRGKQANEALAILKFAEQAASEPVFKVVQSAMANARVLADRDGVAFDEGDLYISEAFVDEGPTMKRFQPRAQGRAFQIKKRTSHITVVVATPEKEEAR; encoded by the coding sequence ATGGAAGCCAAGGCTATTGCGCGTCACATCCGCGTAACGCCTATGAAGGCCCGGCGCGTCGTCAACCTTGTTCGTGGTAAGCAAGCGAATGAGGCTCTGGCAATTCTGAAGTTCGCCGAACAGGCAGCTTCGGAGCCGGTATTCAAGGTAGTTCAGTCGGCAATGGCAAACGCACGGGTCCTCGCGGACCGCGACGGCGTTGCCTTTGACGAAGGAGACCTCTACATCAGCGAAGCGTTTGTTGATGAAGGCCCGACCATGAAGCGGTTCCAGCCGCGTGCTCAGGGTCGCGCATTTCAGATCAAGAAGCGCACGAGCCACATCACCGTGGTAGTCGCTACCCCGGAGAAAGAGGAGGCTCGCTAA
- a CDS encoding GH1 family beta-glucosidase — protein sequence MTVQDAATVGDLAGRIRPDFTLGVAAAAFQIEGSLTADGRGPSSWDAFAEKPGAIVDGHSPAVACDHYNRTDEDIALMQDLGVDSYRFSLSWPRIQPGGKGPINQQGLDFYDRLIDKLLKAGVSPMVTLFHWDTPLPLEHDGGWLNRATAERFAEYSAAAAHRFGDRVAQWVTLNEPVSVALQGYALGVHAPGRRLLFDALPAAHHQLLGHGLAVQALRAAGVAGSIGVANVHSPVRPATKRLADVLMAKAFDLIFNRVYADPILLGRYPKPPLQVRPWFRALHKVGDEDLKTIHQPLDFYGLNYYYPVKVASGRGDGGTPVSNPEMMAKLPFHLAAFPEYETTGFGWPVAPEHLGILLRELKDRYGAALPPLFITESGASFPEPDHTRGPVHDADRISYLASHLGQALRATGPGGIAHDVELLGYYVWTLLDNFEWAAGYSQRFGLVHVDFDTLERTPKDSYYWYQSLSKARRS from the coding sequence ATGACCGTCCAAGATGCTGCCACTGTGGGGGATCTTGCAGGCCGCATCCGGCCGGACTTCACCCTGGGCGTCGCCGCGGCGGCCTTTCAGATCGAGGGATCGCTCACGGCGGACGGACGCGGACCGTCAAGCTGGGATGCATTTGCCGAGAAACCAGGAGCGATCGTCGACGGGCACTCCCCCGCAGTCGCGTGCGACCACTACAACCGGACAGACGAGGACATTGCCCTCATGCAGGACCTGGGTGTGGACTCCTACCGGTTCTCCCTCTCCTGGCCACGGATCCAACCCGGCGGCAAGGGACCCATCAACCAACAGGGCCTGGACTTCTACGACCGTCTGATCGACAAGCTCCTCAAGGCCGGGGTCTCCCCCATGGTGACCTTGTTCCATTGGGACACTCCCCTGCCGTTGGAGCACGACGGCGGCTGGCTGAACCGGGCGACGGCAGAACGGTTCGCCGAATACTCCGCAGCGGCCGCACACCGCTTCGGTGACCGAGTAGCGCAATGGGTCACCCTCAACGAACCCGTTTCGGTCGCATTGCAAGGATATGCGCTCGGCGTCCACGCCCCCGGCAGGCGGCTGCTTTTCGATGCCTTGCCGGCCGCCCACCACCAGTTGTTGGGCCACGGCCTTGCCGTCCAGGCCCTACGCGCTGCCGGCGTGGCGGGAAGTATTGGCGTAGCCAATGTCCATTCGCCCGTCCGGCCCGCAACTAAACGCTTGGCCGACGTTCTCATGGCCAAGGCCTTCGACCTCATCTTCAACCGGGTGTATGCCGATCCCATCCTCCTGGGGCGGTACCCGAAACCTCCGCTACAGGTGAGGCCGTGGTTCCGGGCCTTGCACAAGGTCGGGGACGAGGATCTCAAGACCATCCACCAGCCGTTGGATTTCTACGGCTTGAACTACTACTACCCCGTCAAGGTAGCTTCGGGCCGCGGCGACGGGGGAACCCCCGTCAGCAACCCGGAGATGATGGCCAAGCTGCCGTTCCACCTGGCGGCCTTCCCGGAATACGAAACGACGGGATTTGGCTGGCCCGTGGCTCCCGAACACCTCGGAATCCTGCTGCGGGAACTCAAAGACCGGTACGGGGCAGCATTGCCTCCACTCTTCATCACGGAGAGCGGCGCGAGCTTCCCGGAGCCGGACCATACCCGGGGTCCAGTGCACGACGCCGATCGCATCAGCTACCTTGCTTCGCACCTTGGCCAGGCTTTGAGGGCCACGGGCCCCGGAGGGATCGCCCACGACGTCGAACTGCTGGGTTACTACGTCTGGACATTGCTGGACAACTTCGAATGGGCCGCCGGATATTCCCAGCGATTCGGGCTGGTGCACGTTGACTTCGACACCCTCGAAAGAACCCCCAAGGACTCGTACTACTGGTACCAATCCTTGAGCAAGGCACGCAGGAGCTGA
- the rpsQ gene encoding 30S ribosomal protein S17, which yields MSEQKETVTEAAASAEQRGYRKTRRGYVVSDKMEKTIVVQVEDRVKHALYGKVIRRTSKIKAHDEQNTAGIGDLVLISETRPLSATKRWRLVEILEKAK from the coding sequence GTGAGCGAACAGAAGGAAACTGTGACGGAAGCAGCAGCCAGCGCTGAACAGCGCGGTTACCGTAAGACGCGTCGCGGCTACGTTGTCTCTGACAAGATGGAAAAGACCATCGTTGTTCAGGTCGAAGACCGCGTGAAGCACGCTCTGTACGGCAAGGTCATTCGCCGCACCTCGAAGATCAAGGCTCACGACGAGCAGAACACCGCCGGCATCGGCGACCTCGTTCTGATCTCTGAGACCCGCCCGCTGTCCGCTACAAAGCGGTGGCGCCTGGTCGAGATCCTCGAAAAGGCTAAGTAA
- the rpsS gene encoding 30S ribosomal protein S19 — translation MPRSLKKGPFVDQHLFVKVARENEKGTKNVIKTWSRRSMIVPDMLGHTIAVHDGRKHIPVFVTESMVGHKLGEFAPTRTFRGHVKDDRKGKRR, via the coding sequence ATGCCACGCAGCCTGAAAAAAGGTCCTTTCGTTGACCAGCACCTCTTTGTAAAGGTAGCCAGGGAAAACGAAAAGGGCACCAAGAACGTCATCAAGACCTGGTCCCGCCGTTCGATGATCGTCCCCGACATGCTCGGCCACACGATCGCCGTGCACGACGGACGCAAGCACATTCCGGTGTTTGTCACCGAGTCGATGGTCGGGCACAAGCTCGGCGAATTCGCTCCCACGCGGACATTCCGCGGCCATGTCAAGGACGACCGTAAGGGCAAGCGCCGCTAG
- the rplW gene encoding 50S ribosomal protein L23, whose product MSAATIKDPRDVVIAPVVSEKSYGLIDEGKYTFLVDPRSNKTEIKLAVEKIFSVKVESINTINRAGKRKRTKFGWGQRKSTKRAIVTLKEGTIDIFGGPLA is encoded by the coding sequence GTGAGTGCAGCCACCATCAAAGACCCGCGCGACGTCGTCATTGCACCCGTCGTTTCGGAAAAGAGCTACGGCCTGATCGACGAGGGCAAGTACACCTTCCTGGTGGACCCCCGCTCGAACAAGACCGAGATCAAGCTGGCCGTGGAGAAGATTTTCTCCGTCAAGGTCGAATCGATCAACACCATCAACCGTGCCGGTAAGCGCAAGCGCACCAAATTCGGCTGGGGACAGCGCAAGAGCACCAAGCGTGCGATTGTCACCCTCAAAGAAGGCACAATCGACATCTTCGGCGGTCCGCTCGCGTAG
- the rpsC gene encoding 30S ribosomal protein S3: MGQKVNPHGFRLGITTDHVSHWFADSTKAGQRYKDFVREDIRIRQLMSTGMERAGIAKVEIERTRDRVRVDIHTARPGIVIGRRGAEADRIRGELEKLTGKQVQLNILEVKNPEMEAQLVAQGVAEQLTSRVAFRRAMKKAMQSAQRAGAKGIRIACSGRLGGAEMSRSEFYREGRVPLHTLRANIDYGFYEAKTTFGRIGVKVWIYKGDVTAKELAQQAAAAPSRGRGPSDRPGRPGGADRGDRRRRTDRPAADAAPVAAEAPAAEAAAPAAEGGQA; this comes from the coding sequence GTGGGACAGAAAGTAAACCCGCACGGGTTCCGACTCGGCATCACCACCGATCACGTATCGCACTGGTTTGCTGACAGCACCAAGGCTGGCCAGCGGTACAAGGACTTCGTTCGCGAAGACATCCGGATCCGCCAGCTCATGTCCACGGGCATGGAGCGCGCCGGTATCGCCAAGGTCGAAATCGAGCGCACCCGTGACCGTGTCCGCGTGGACATCCACACGGCTCGTCCGGGCATCGTCATCGGCCGCCGCGGCGCAGAAGCAGACCGCATTCGCGGCGAGCTCGAAAAGCTCACCGGCAAGCAGGTCCAGCTGAACATCCTCGAGGTCAAGAACCCCGAGATGGAAGCACAGCTTGTTGCCCAGGGCGTTGCTGAGCAGCTGACTTCCCGCGTGGCTTTCCGCCGTGCGATGAAGAAGGCCATGCAGTCCGCACAGCGTGCGGGTGCCAAGGGTATCCGTATCGCTTGCTCCGGTCGACTGGGTGGCGCAGAAATGTCCCGCTCGGAGTTCTACCGCGAAGGCCGTGTGCCCCTGCACACCCTGCGCGCGAACATCGACTACGGCTTCTACGAGGCCAAGACCACCTTCGGCCGCATCGGCGTGAAGGTCTGGATCTACAAGGGCGACGTCACCGCCAAGGAACTGGCTCAGCAGGCAGCTGCTGCTCCGTCCCGCGGCCGCGGTCCGAGCGACCGTCCGGGCCGCCCGGGTGGCGCAGACCGTGGTGACCGCCGTCGTCGTACCGACCGTCCGGCAGCTGACGCAGCACCCGTTGCTGCAGAGGCTCCGGCAGCTGAAGCTGCTGCTCCCGCAGCAGAAGGAGGACAGGCTTAA
- the rplD gene encoding 50S ribosomal protein L4: MTSTVKVDLPAEIFDVQTNVPLLHQVVVAQLAAARQGTHKTKTRAEVSGAGRKPFKQKGTGRARQGSIRAPHMTGGGIVHGPTPRDYSQRTPKKMKAAALRGALSDRARNGRIHVVAELVAGPKPSSKEALAALRAVSERRNLLVVIERANDVAALSVRNLTDVHVLYADQLNTYDVLVSDDVVFTKAAFEAFIADKAKNEEDAK; this comes from the coding sequence ATGACTAGCACTGTCAAGGTAGACCTGCCTGCAGAGATCTTCGACGTCCAGACCAACGTGCCGTTGCTGCACCAGGTCGTCGTCGCACAGCTCGCTGCTGCCCGCCAGGGTACCCACAAGACCAAGACCCGCGCCGAAGTTTCCGGTGCAGGCCGCAAGCCGTTCAAGCAGAAGGGCACCGGCCGCGCCCGTCAGGGTTCCATCCGTGCTCCTCACATGACCGGTGGTGGCATTGTCCACGGCCCGACGCCGCGCGACTACAGCCAGCGGACCCCCAAGAAGATGAAGGCTGCCGCACTGCGTGGCGCCCTGTCCGACCGCGCCCGTAACGGCCGCATCCACGTCGTTGCTGAACTGGTCGCCGGCCCCAAGCCGTCCTCCAAGGAAGCACTGGCCGCGTTGCGTGCAGTTTCCGAGCGTAGGAACCTGCTCGTTGTTATCGAGCGCGCCAACGATGTTGCTGCACTTTCCGTGCGCAACCTCACGGATGTTCACGTTCTGTACGCAGACCAGCTGAACACCTACGACGTGCTGGTTTCCGACGACGTTGTCTTCACCAAGGCTGCGTTCGAGGCTTTCATCGCTGACAAGGCAAAGAACGAGGAGGATGCCAAGTGA
- the rpsJ gene encoding 30S ribosomal protein S10, producing the protein MAGQKIRIRLKSYDHEVIDVSARKIVETVTRAGATVVGPVPLPTEKNVYCVIRSPHKYKDSREHFEMRTHKRLIDIIDPTPKAVDSLMRLDLPADVNIEIKL; encoded by the coding sequence ATGGCGGGACAAAAAATCCGCATCCGGCTGAAGTCATATGACCACGAGGTCATTGATGTTTCAGCGCGGAAGATCGTTGAGACGGTCACGCGCGCAGGCGCAACGGTAGTGGGCCCCGTGCCGCTGCCGACGGAGAAGAACGTGTACTGCGTTATCCGCTCTCCCCACAAGTACAAGGACAGCCGTGAGCACTTTGAAATGCGTACTCACAAGCGTCTGATCGACATCATCGACCCCACGCCGAAGGCTGTTGACTCGCTTATGCGTCTCGACCTGCCGGCCGACGTGAACATCGAAATCAAGCTGTAG
- the rplB gene encoding 50S ribosomal protein L2 — translation MGIRKYKPTTPGRRGSSVADFSEITRSTPEKSLLRPLHKTGGRNNTGKITTRHKGGGHKRQYRLIDFRRHDKDGVNARVAEIEYDPNRTARIALLHYVDGTKRYIIAPNKLSQGDFVEAGPDADIKPGNNLPLRNIPVGTTIHAVELRPGGGAKMARSAGASVQLVAKEGRFAQLRLPSGEIRNVDVRCRATVGEVGNAEQSNINWGKAGRMRWKGVRPTVRGVAMNPVDHPHGGGEGKTSGGRHPVNPNGKREGRTRRPNKESDKLIVRRRRTGKNKR, via the coding sequence ATGGGAATCCGTAAATACAAGCCGACTACCCCGGGCCGTCGCGGCTCGAGCGTAGCCGACTTCTCCGAAATCACGCGATCGACTCCGGAAAAGTCGTTGCTGCGTCCGCTGCACAAGACTGGCGGCCGTAACAACACCGGTAAGATCACTACCCGTCACAAGGGTGGTGGCCACAAGCGCCAGTACCGTCTGATCGACTTCCGTCGCCACGACAAAGACGGCGTCAACGCCCGCGTTGCCGAAATCGAGTACGATCCGAACCGTACGGCTCGCATCGCCCTCCTGCACTACGTTGATGGCACCAAGCGTTACATCATCGCCCCGAACAAGCTGTCCCAGGGTGACTTCGTCGAGGCTGGTCCCGATGCTGACATCAAGCCGGGCAACAACCTGCCGCTGCGCAACATCCCGGTTGGTACCACCATCCACGCAGTTGAACTGCGTCCGGGTGGCGGCGCCAAGATGGCCCGTTCCGCAGGTGCTTCGGTTCAGCTCGTCGCCAAGGAAGGCCGTTTCGCCCAGCTGCGTCTGCCCTCCGGTGAAATCCGCAACGTTGACGTGCGCTGCCGCGCAACCGTCGGCGAGGTCGGCAACGCCGAGCAGTCGAACATCAACTGGGGCAAGGCCGGCCGTATGCGCTGGAAGGGCGTTCGCCCGACCGTCCGTGGTGTCGCGATGAACCCGGTCGATCACCCGCACGGTGGTGGCGAGGGTAAGACGTCCGGTGGACGTCACCCCGTCAACCCGAACGGTAAGCGTGAAGGCCGCACCCGCCGCCCCAACAAAGAGAGCGACAAGCTTATTGTTCGTCGCCGTCGTACTGGCAAGAACAAGCGATAG
- the rplC gene encoding 50S ribosomal protein L3, which produces MTATRNVKGLLGTKLGMTQVWDENNKLIPVTVVQADSNVITQLRNAETDGYVAVQIGYGQIDPRKVTKPLAGHFEKAGVTPRRHVVELRTADAASYELGQELSVELFEAGQKIDVVGTSKGKGFAGVMKRHGFHGVGASHGAHKNHRKPGSIGGASTPSRVFKGLKMAGRMGAERHTTLNLTVHAVDAEKSLLLIKGAVPGARGQVVLVRTAVKGA; this is translated from the coding sequence ATGACCGCAACCCGTAATGTAAAGGGCCTGCTGGGCACGAAGCTCGGCATGACCCAGGTCTGGGACGAGAACAACAAGCTCATCCCGGTAACTGTCGTCCAGGCTGACTCCAACGTCATCACCCAGCTGCGCAATGCAGAGACTGATGGCTATGTCGCCGTTCAGATCGGCTACGGCCAGATCGATCCCCGCAAGGTCACCAAGCCGCTGGCTGGTCACTTTGAAAAGGCTGGCGTAACTCCTCGCCGCCACGTCGTCGAACTGCGCACTGCAGACGCCGCGTCTTACGAACTGGGCCAGGAGCTTTCTGTTGAGCTCTTCGAAGCCGGTCAGAAGATCGACGTCGTCGGCACCAGCAAGGGTAAGGGCTTCGCCGGTGTTATGAAGCGTCACGGCTTCCACGGTGTTGGAGCCTCCCACGGTGCGCACAAGAACCACCGCAAGCCCGGTTCCATCGGTGGCGCATCCACCCCGAGCCGCGTCTTCAAGGGTCTGAAAATGGCCGGTCGCATGGGCGCAGAACGTCACACCACGCTGAACCTCACGGTTCACGCTGTTGACGCCGAGAAGTCGCTGCTCCTTATCAAGGGTGCCGTCCCCGGCGCCCGCGGCCAGGTCGTCCTCGTACGCACCGCCGTGAAGGGAGCCTAG
- the tuf gene encoding elongation factor Tu, whose protein sequence is MAKAKFERTKPHVNIGTIGHVDHGKTTLTAAISKVLYDKYPTLNEQRDFASIDSAPEERQRGITINISHVEYQTEKRHYAHVDAPGHADYIKNMITGAAQMDGAILVVAATDGPMAQTREHVLLARQVGVPYLLVALNKSDMVDDEELLDLVEMEVRELLSAQGFDGDDAPVVRVSGLKALEGDPVWVKSVEDLMEAVDNSVPDPVRDRDKPFLMPIEDVFTITGRGTVVTGRAERGTLAINSEVEIVGIRPVQKTTVTGIEMFHKQLDEAWAGENCGLLLRGLKRDDVERGQVVVKPGSITPHTDFEANVYILSKDEGGRHNPFYSNYRPQFYFRTTDVTGVITLPEGTEMVMPGDNTEMTVELIQPIAMEEGLGFAIREGGRTVGSGRVTKILK, encoded by the coding sequence GTGGCAAAGGCAAAGTTCGAGCGGACTAAGCCGCACGTCAACATCGGCACCATTGGTCACGTTGACCACGGTAAGACGACGCTGACTGCCGCCATTTCCAAGGTGCTGTACGACAAGTACCCCACTCTCAACGAGCAGCGCGACTTCGCGTCGATTGACTCTGCTCCGGAAGAGCGCCAGCGTGGTATTACCATCAACATCTCCCACGTTGAGTACCAGACCGAGAAGCGCCACTACGCACACGTAGACGCTCCGGGTCACGCTGACTACATCAAGAACATGATCACCGGTGCTGCACAGATGGACGGTGCGATCCTCGTGGTTGCCGCCACTGACGGTCCGATGGCTCAGACCCGCGAGCACGTTCTGCTCGCCCGCCAGGTTGGTGTTCCCTACCTGCTGGTCGCGCTGAACAAGTCCGACATGGTCGACGACGAAGAGCTTCTCGACCTCGTTGAAATGGAAGTTCGCGAGCTGCTCAGCGCTCAGGGCTTCGATGGCGACGACGCTCCGGTTGTACGTGTTTCCGGCCTCAAGGCACTCGAAGGCGACCCGGTTTGGGTCAAGTCCGTCGAGGACCTCATGGAAGCTGTCGACAACTCGGTTCCGGACCCGGTTCGTGACCGCGACAAGCCGTTCCTGATGCCGATCGAAGACGTTTTCACGATCACCGGTCGTGGCACCGTTGTTACGGGTCGCGCCGAGCGCGGTACCCTCGCGATCAACTCCGAAGTTGAAATCGTTGGTATCCGTCCGGTCCAGAAGACCACCGTTACCGGTATCGAGATGTTCCACAAGCAGCTCGACGAAGCATGGGCCGGCGAGAACTGTGGCCTCCTGCTCCGCGGTCTGAAGCGCGACGACGTCGAGCGTGGCCAGGTTGTCGTCAAGCCGGGTTCCATCACCCCGCACACCGACTTCGAGGCCAACGTCTACATCCTTTCCAAGGACGAAGGCGGACGTCACAACCCGTTCTACTCGAACTACCGCCCGCAGTTCTACTTCCGCACCACGGACGTAACCGGCGTTATCACCCTGCCGGAAGGCACGGAAATGGTTATGCCCGGCGACAACACTGAGATGACCGTTGAGCTCATCCAGCCGATCGCCATGGAAGAGGGCCTCGGCTTCGCAATCCGTGAAGGTGGCCGCACCGTTGGTTCGGGACGTGTCACCAAGATCCTCAAGTAG
- the fusA gene encoding elongation factor G: protein MAQDVLTDLSKVRNIGIMAHIDAGKTTTTERILFYTGVNHKIGETHDGASTTDWMEQEKERGITITSAAVTCFWDKNQINIIDTPGHVDFTVEVERSLRVLDGAVAVFDGKEGVEPQSETVWRQADKYNVPRICFVNKMDKLGADFYFTVDTIISRLGAKPLVLQLPIGAENDFIGVVDLLEMRALVWPGDAKGDVTMGAKYEVQEIPADLQAKAEEYRAQLVETVAEASEELMEKYLEGEELTVEELKAGIRKMTINSELYPVLCGSAFKNRGVQPMLDAVVDFLPNPLDVPPMVGHDPRDEEKELTRKPSAEEPFSALAFKIAAHPFFGQLTFIRVYSGHVEAGAQVVNSTKGKKERIGKLFQMHANKEMPVEGATAGHIYAAIGLKDTTTGDTLCDANNQIVLESMSFPEPVISVAIEPNTKGDQEKLSTAIQKLSAEDPTFQVSLNEDTGQTIIAGMGELHLDILVDRMRREFKVEANVGKPQVAYRETIKRAVERHDYTHKKQTGGSGQFAKIQIAIEPMDTADGELYAFENKVTGGRVPREYIPSVDAGIQDALNDGVLAGYPVVGIKATLIDGAYHDVDSSEMAFKIAGRMAFKEAARKANPVLLEPLMDVEVRTPEEYMGEVIGDLNSRRGQMQSMEDAAGVKVIRAHVPLSGMFGYIGDLRSKTQGRAVYSMTFNSYAEVPKAVADEIIQKNRGE, encoded by the coding sequence GTGGCACAGGACGTGCTTACCGACCTTAGCAAGGTCCGCAACATCGGCATCATGGCCCACATCGATGCCGGCAAGACCACCACCACCGAGCGCATCCTGTTCTACACGGGTGTGAACCACAAGATCGGCGAAACGCACGACGGTGCTTCGACGACCGACTGGATGGAACAGGAAAAGGAACGCGGCATCACCATCACGTCTGCCGCCGTGACCTGCTTCTGGGACAAGAACCAGATCAACATCATCGACACCCCGGGCCACGTGGACTTCACGGTTGAGGTCGAGCGCTCGCTGCGCGTCCTCGACGGCGCCGTTGCTGTCTTCGATGGCAAGGAAGGCGTTGAGCCGCAGTCCGAGACTGTTTGGCGCCAGGCCGACAAGTACAACGTGCCGCGTATCTGCTTCGTCAACAAGATGGACAAGCTCGGCGCTGACTTCTACTTCACCGTAGACACCATCATCAGCCGCCTCGGCGCCAAGCCGCTGGTCCTCCAGCTGCCGATCGGTGCAGAGAACGACTTCATCGGCGTTGTGGATCTCCTTGAGATGCGCGCCCTGGTGTGGCCGGGCGATGCCAAGGGTGACGTCACCATGGGTGCCAAGTACGAGGTCCAGGAGATCCCCGCTGATCTTCAGGCCAAGGCTGAGGAATACCGTGCACAGCTCGTTGAGACTGTTGCCGAGGCTTCCGAAGAACTCATGGAGAAGTACCTCGAGGGTGAAGAACTCACTGTCGAGGAGCTCAAGGCCGGCATCCGCAAGATGACGATCAACTCCGAGCTCTACCCGGTTCTCTGTGGTTCTGCTTTCAAGAACCGCGGCGTACAGCCGATGCTGGATGCTGTTGTCGACTTCCTGCCGAACCCGCTCGACGTCCCGCCCATGGTCGGTCACGACCCGCGCGACGAAGAGAAGGAGCTCACCCGCAAGCCTTCTGCCGAAGAGCCGTTCTCGGCCCTGGCGTTCAAGATCGCCGCGCACCCGTTCTTCGGCCAGCTCACCTTCATCCGCGTGTACTCCGGTCACGTGGAAGCAGGCGCACAGGTGGTCAACTCCACCAAGGGCAAGAAGGAGCGCATCGGCAAGCTGTTCCAGATGCACGCCAACAAGGAAATGCCTGTTGAGGGCGCTACCGCTGGCCACATCTACGCAGCGATCGGTCTGAAGGACACCACCACGGGCGACACCCTGTGCGACGCGAACAACCAGATCGTCCTCGAGTCCATGAGCTTCCCGGAGCCCGTGATCTCGGTTGCCATCGAGCCGAACACCAAGGGTGACCAGGAGAAGCTCTCCACGGCCATCCAGAAGCTCTCCGCCGAGGACCCGACCTTCCAGGTCTCCCTCAACGAGGACACCGGTCAGACCATCATCGCCGGCATGGGCGAGCTCCACCTGGACATCCTGGTGGACCGCATGCGCCGCGAATTCAAGGTCGAGGCAAACGTCGGCAAGCCGCAGGTTGCTTACCGCGAAACCATCAAGCGCGCTGTAGAGCGTCACGACTACACGCACAAGAAGCAGACCGGTGGTTCGGGTCAGTTCGCAAAGATCCAGATCGCCATCGAGCCGATGGACACCGCCGACGGCGAGCTCTACGCGTTCGAGAACAAGGTCACCGGTGGCCGCGTGCCCCGCGAGTACATCCCGTCCGTTGACGCGGGCATCCAGGATGCACTCAACGACGGCGTTCTGGCCGGCTACCCGGTTGTCGGCATCAAGGCCACGCTGATTGACGGCGCGTACCACGATGTTGACTCCTCGGAAATGGCGTTCAAGATCGCCGGCCGTATGGCTTTCAAGGAAGCCGCACGCAAGGCGAACCCGGTTCTGCTCGAACCGCTGATGGATGTTGAGGTCCGCACCCCTGAGGAATACATGGGTGAAGTAATCGGTGACCTGAACTCCCGCCGTGGCCAGATGCAGTCCATGGAAGATGCCGCCGGCGTCAAGGTGATCCGCGCGCACGTTCCGCTGTCCGGCATGTTCGGCTACATCGGTGACCTGCGTTCGAAGACCCAGGGCCGTGCTGTGTACTCCATGACGTTCAACAGCTACGCCGAGGTCCCGAAGGCAGTCGCCGACGAGATCATCCAGAAGAACCGCGGCGAGTAA